The proteins below are encoded in one region of Sminthopsis crassicaudata isolate SCR6 chromosome 1, ASM4859323v1, whole genome shotgun sequence:
- the EMP2 gene encoding epithelial membrane protein 2, giving the protein MLVLLAFIIVFHITSAALLFIATIDNAWWVGEEFFTDIWRVCRNNSNCSEINDSLDDYATIQAVQASMILSTILCCIALFIFVLQLFRLKQGERFVLTSIIQLLSCLCVMIAASIYTNQYEEIHKDKKFYEDISEGKYGYSFILAWVAFAFTLISGIMYLILRKRK; this is encoded by the exons ATGTTGGTGCTTCTGGCTTTCATCATCGTGTTCCACATCACCTCAGCAGCGCTGCTGTTTATCGCCACCATCGACAAT GCCTGGTGGGTAGGAGAGGAATTTTTCACAGATATCTGGAGAGTATGTCGCaacaattctaattgttcagAAATTAATGACTCCCTTGATG ATTATGCTACTATCCAAGCCGTTCAAGCCAGCATGATCCTTTCCACCATCCTTTGCTGCATAGCTCTCTTTATCTTTGTGCTCCAACTCTTCCGCCTGAAGCAAGGAGAGAGATTTGTTCTAACTTCAATTATCCAGTTACTGTCAT GCCTTTGTGTCATGATTGCTGCATCCATTTACACAAACCAATATGAAGAAATCCATAAGGACAAAAAGTTTTATGAAGACATTTCTGAAGGGAAATACGGCTATTCCTTCATCTTGGCCTGGGTTGCATTTGCCTTTACTTTGATCAGTGGCATAATGTACCTAATACTGAGAAAGCGTAAATAA